TCCCAGCATCGCATCGGCCTGTCCGCCCCAGCGCACGTCCAGGCCAAGCAGCTCGCCGACGCGCTCATAGGCCGTGGTCGGACCGACGATCAGGCCGTCGATGTCGTTGCGGGAGATGCCGGAATCCGCGAGCGCGGATACAAAAGCTTGCGCGGCATAGCCGTTGGAATCGTGAGGTTTCTCGCCGGACCTGACGCGCGCGTGATCGCCCACCCAATCCGTCTGGCCGATGCCGATAACCGATGCTGTTCTGGGCGCCATTCCGGCAATTGTCATTGGTTCCACGTCACGGCCAGTCGTTCAAAGGGCGGCCGCCTCTCTTGTCATTCGGTAGGGCGCTTTCCCCGCAGGTTAGCCCGCGTGGAAACCTCTCATCACGGTCGCAAGCCTTCTTGGATCACCGCTGCCAGTCAACCGACTTAACCGTAAGCCTGGTTGAGCTAATCTCACGCGGGGCATGTCGAGCGGTTCCAGGCTGGCCCAAGAGAACTCAAGCGCTGCTCAGATTCTATCGGTTGACGGCGATGCCCCGGTGTCGTGCCTTGCGTAACGGAAAGTAGGGGGCTGTCTTCTGGTGAACATGCAGTGGCTCGAGGCGAATGGCGCACGGTTTCGCTACGACCATCGGCGGCGGTCCGCCGGCACCATCGTTTTCCTTCACGAGATGGGCGGGACGCTGGAGAGCTACGATGCGCTCGTGGAGAAGATTGGCGGCCGCTGGAGCATGCTGCGCTATGACCAGCGCGGAGCAGGGTTTTCCAGCAGGTTCTCCGGACCGCTGTCCGTGGATGGTCCAGCCGGGGATCTGGAAGCGCTCCTCGACGCGCTGTCGATAGACAAGCCCGTTGCCGTGGTCGGCGCGGCCGTTGGCGCCGCGGTTGCGATACGGTTCGCAACCCGCTGTCCCGCAAGAACAAGCGCGCTCGTGCTGCTGGCGCCGTCAACGTGTCTTCTTCCCGAACGCCGCACGGCAACGCTTGAGAAGATCGCCAGGCTGGAGCGGGAGGCCCTGTTGGCCGACGGCGGCGGTGAACCGACAAGCTTCGATGCTGGACCGCCGCCGCGGGACGCGGCGAGCTACGCCGCCACCTGGCGGATGCTGGCCGAGCTCGACCTCGAAGCGGATCTCGCCAGCATCGCCTGCCCGACCCTGGTGGTCGCGGGGCTGAACGACGTCGATCGCCCGTCGGCCCACGTGGCGGAGGTGGCCGGCAAGATACCGGGTGCGCGCCTGGCCACTCTCGGGGCCGGACATGTGATGGCCGTCGATGCCCCCGACCTCGTGGCTGCGACGCTCACCGCGTTCCTCGACGGTGCGGGCTTCAAATGATGGCCATCGGCTACGCGGATTGCTCTTGCGGCTGCCGCCGTCCTTTGAGGAAACCTCATGGGTGCGGTCTATTTAGTCGTTTGACGATTCCGGGCTCCGGCAAGCAACATGCAGCCAGCATGAGCCAGCGGAAAGCCTGCGGCTCGGCGCATTGAGCTTGCCAAATCGTGAATGGGAGGGACCAGACATGCAGACGAGACGGGGCATTCTTAAACTGGCGGGCGCGGCGTTGGCGATTTCGGTCGCCGGCGCCGCTGCACAGGCCGAACCATCGCAGCAGTTGATCGATGCGGCCAAGGCCGAAGGGCAGGTTGTGTGGTACACCGGGCTCATCGTGCCGCAGGTGGTCCGCCCGCTCGCGGAAGGGTTCGCCGCCAAATACGGTATCGAGGTGAAATACGCCACGACGAGCGACGCGGATACCGTCCTGAAGGTCACCAGCCAGGCGCGCGCCGGAAAGATGGAAGCCGATCTGTTCGATACGCCCGGCACGGCCATTCCGCCCTTGGGCGCTGCGAACCTGATCGAGCCCTATGTTCCCGACGCACTGGCGAACTACGACAAGATCTTCAAGCCCGATTCCAAACTCTACTCAGGCATTTACACGCTCTTCCTGACGACCAACTACAACACGGACCTGGTCAAGGCCGAAGACGCGCCCAAGACCTACGATGATCTGCTCGACCCGAAATGGAAGGGCAAGATGGTGTGGACCGATACGCGCGGCGTGTCCGGCCCTGCCGGGTTCATCGGCAATGTGCTGACGACCATGGGCGAAGAAAAGGGCATGGAATACCTGACCAGGCTCAGCGAGCAGGAGATCGCGCGCGATCCCGGCAACCAGCGGGTCGTGATCGACAAGGTAATTGCCGGCCAGTACGAGATCGGCCTGATGACCTACAACCATCACGCGGTGATCAGCAAGGCCAAGGGGGCGCCGATCGCGTGGGTCAAGATGGAGCCGCTCACGGCCAATCTCGGCGCAATTTCGATCGTCAAGAACGCGCCTCATCCCAATGCCGCGAAACTGTTCCTCGAGTACATGTTCTCAAAGGAAGGGGCGACGATCATCCGCGAGGCGAACTATCCTCCGGGTCATCCCGACGTGCCTGCAAAGGAACCGTCGATCAGCCCGATCACCGGAAACTTCAAGTTCACGCTGCTCGCGCCCGATATCGCTTCGCAGGAAGCGGATCCGCTGAAGACATGGCTCAAGATCTACGACGAGCTGTTCAAATGACAGCCATCGTTGATGGTTCAGCACAAGATGCGCGGCCTCCGGTTCTGGAGGCCGCGCATCGTTCCCGCTATCAGGACCCGTTGTGGCTGCTGTCGCTGGCGATGGTTGTGATCGTGGCGTGTCTCGTGTTGCCGCCGTTCTTCAGCCTGGTGCGGAACAGTCTTTTCGAACTGATGCCGGACGGCTCGGCGGGCGCCTTCACTCTCGACAACTTCGCACGCCTGTTCTCGACCGGGCAATTCGTGCAGAGCACCATCAACTCGTTCGTGTTCGCGTTCCTGTCCACCGTCCTGGCGATCCTGATGGGGGGCGGCCTGGCGTGGATCGTCGAGCGCACCAACGCGCCGTTCCGCGATCTCGCCTATCTGATGACGGTCGTGTCGCTCAGCATTCCGGGCGTCATCTACGTGCCGGCCTGGCTGTTCTTCCTCGGCCCCACCGGCCCGCTGAACGACCTCTACCGGCTCGCGGGCGGCGACGGCATGCTGTTCAACGTCAGTTCGATGACCGGCATGGTGATCATCGAAGGCTTTGCCTGGATTCCGCTGACCTTTCTGCTTTTTGCCGCAAGCTTCCGCATGGCAAATGCCGAACTCGAGGAAGCCGCGCGCATGAGCGGCGCGAGCGTCTTCGAGATGATGCGCCGTGTGTCGATCCCACTCGCGGCGCCGGCGGCCTTTGCGGCCGCGCTGTTCATCTTCATCCGTTCGCTGCAGGCCTTCGACATCCCGAAACTGGTCGGAACCGGGGCCGGCATCAAGCTCCTGACCACCGACATCTACGACAGTATCCGGTCGGTGCCGCCGCAAATCGGTCACGCCAGCGCGTTCTCGGTGGCGCTCACCGTCCTGGTCGCCGGGCTCCTGCTCCTCTACAGCCGGCTGGCCCTGAACGCCTCGCGCTATGCGACGGTGACGGGCAAGGGGTACCGGCCGAGGCCACTTGCGCTCGGCTGGGCGCGGTGGATCTGCGGCGCCATCGTCATCATGAACGTGATGGTCGTTCTGGCGCTGCCCCTGTTGACCCTGCTCTGGATCGCGGTGACGCCCTTTGTGCGGCCGGTACGTCTGGCGGCATTTTCTTCCCTAACATGGGAGAACTTTGCCACGGTGCTTTCCGATGACCGCTACTTCGAGCTGATCACCAATACGCTGATCGTGTCCGCGTCGGCGGCGACCGTGACGATGATGCTGACGGTGGTCTGCGGCTGGCTGGTGGCCAGGCGGCGCGTGTACCATACGGTGCTCGACCAGATGATCGCGTTGCCGATGCTCATCCCGTCGATCGTGCTCAGCGTGGCGATGATGGATCTGGCGCTTCGTTCGCCGATCCCGCTCTACTCAACCCTGACCATCGTCGTCATCGCCTTCGTCGTGCACTATCTGCCCTTCGGCATGCGATATACGTTCACCGGCGCCCTCCAGCTCCATAAGGAACTGGAAGAGTCGGCGGGGGTGTGCGGTGCGTCGCCGCTCGTCATGCTGCGCCGGGTCGTCATCCCGCTGCTGATGCCGTCGATCGTCGCCGGCTGGCTGTTCGTCTTCCTCAACGCGTCGCGCGACCTGTCGACGGCGATCATCCTGGCCGGGCCGGACACCAAGACGATCGCGGTGGCGATCTTCGACCAGGCGATCAACGGCCAGTTCAGCGAAGTCGCCGCCCTCGGGTTGCTTTGGTCGCTGATGATGAGCGTCGTCGCCATGGCCTTCTATTTCCTGATGCAGCGCCGCTCGGGCAACGGCATGTCGTTCTGAACGCGTGCGGCAGGCGGCTTTCCGCGAGCGGTGGGGGGAGACGGCGTCATGACGGATTTTGCCGACTGGATCGGCCGGAGAAGCGAGAGCGAAGACATCGTCACGGGGCGGCTGGTCGACAGCTTCCGCGCCATCTTCGAGCCGCATCTGGCGCCGCCGCCGCCCGGCGTCGCCCCGCCGGGCATTCACTGGTGCCTCGCGCCGGCCATTGTCGCGATGGCGGAACTCGGACAGGACGGCCATCCGGCCAGGAACCGCGATCTTCCGCCCGTGCCGCAGCCGCGCCGCATGTGGGCGGGCGGCCGGGTGGAGCACATCGATCCGTTGCGGATCGGCGACCGGGTTCGCTGCGCGTCGACCATTGCCGGCATCGCACGCAAGCAGGGCCGGTCGGGCGAACTCTGGTTCGTGGCGGTGGATCGCGACTATCTGACGGAGCGCGGACCTGCCGTGCGGGAGCGCCACGACATCGTGTATCTGGAAGCGCCCAAAGGGCGCGCCGAAGGGAAGGGGACCGCAGGCGAGGCGCCGCAACGGCGCAGGGTAGATCGGTCGTGGACCGTCCTGACGTCGTCGACTTTGCTGTTCCGGTATTCGGCGATCAGCTTCAACGGTCACCGGATCCACTATGACTTCCCCTATGCCGTGAATGTCGAGGGACATGACGGCCTAGTGGTGCATGCCCCGATCCAGGCGACGCTGCTTCTCAACCTCGCCTGCCGGGATGGAACGCCGCCGCCACACTTCACATACCGCGGCGTGTCGCCGGCGATCGCCGGGAACGACCTCATGGTCTGCGCCGACGATGAACACGGCAGCTTCTGGATCGAAGGGCCAACCGGCCGCGTCTCGATGATCGCTAGCGCGACCCGGCAACCCGGATGACCGCACCGTCCTTCGACGCCAGTCATTCCGCATGGCCTCGAACCCTCCCAGCCTCACAGCGTCGGCCTCATGCAACTCACCGCTCTCAGCAGCACAAGCTTCCGCCTCTACATCGCGGCCAATTTCGTGTCGGTCACCGGCATATGGGTGAACCGCGTGGTGATCGGGTGGTTCAGCTGGGCGCTGACGGAGTCGGCGACGTGGGTGGGCGTCGTCTCTTTTCTGCTCTTTGCGCCGACCTTGTTCGCCGGACCGTTCTTCGGCGTGCTTGCGGACCGCATCGACATCAAGCGCGGCGCACTGGCCACGCAGGCGCTGCTGGCGATGCTCATGCTGGCGCTCGGCATCCTGTTCGCCCACGGCATTCTCGACATATGGATGCTGAGCGGGCTCTCGTTCCTCTTCGGGTTGACGTCTAGCGCCAACACGCCCATCCGCCTCACCCTCATCCCGATGATCGTGCCGCGCGAGGCGCTGGCCAATGCCATCACCCTGATCTCCATCAATTTCAATGCCGCGCGGCTGATCGGGCCGGCGATCGGCGGCGTCATGCTGGAGAAGATCGATCCCGGATCGACGATCGCTGCAAGCATCGTCATGACCTTGCCGATGCTGGTGGCGCTCGCCTTCCTCAAGCCAAGGGCAAGGGAAGTCGCGTCAACCGAGCAGGCCGGCATTGCGGGGCAACTCGTCGAGGCGGTCCGCCATGTCTGCGCCAGTAACTGGCTCGTCCAGGCAATGATCGTCACCACCATCACCGCGGTGGTGGCGCGCGGCGTTCTCGAGGTGCTGCCGGCGGTTGCCGACGGCATGTATCACCGGGGTGCGAGCGGGCTCGGCCAGATGCTGTCGGCTGCGGGCGTCGGAGCGCTGATTTCCGGCATTTCCATCACGTTCCGCGAAGGCAGCCGGCCGCATCTCGAGCAGTTGCGCCAGAGCTACCTCTGGATGATGCTCGGCATCCTCGCCGTCTTTGCGATGGGATTGGCGGACAGCTGGCTGCTTGCGCTGGGCCTCGTTGCGCTGATGGGGGCGTCCGGCACCTTCACGGCCATTGCGACCCAATCGGTCATGCAGCTGGAAACGCCGGATGCCTATCGCGGCAGCACCATCGGCCTCTGGCTGTTCGCCGGCATCGGCGGCAATGCACTCGGCGCCATCGCCTTTGGCGCCATGGCGGACGCGTTGACGATGCGGACGACCCTGCTGGCCCTTGGCGCGATCGGCACGCTGGCCGCCGCCGCGGCCTGGCTATGGTCGCGCGTGAGGTGAAACCGGCGGATTGTCCGGCGGCAAGTCGACGTTCGGTCCGATAATCCAGATTCGGCGGCCGCAGAATAGATTTCGTCAAACGGCATTGCGAATTAGTTGTTTGACGATTTGTCCTATTCTTTCGACCATCCCCCTCGTTCAGAGCGAAGTCCAGCAGCCAGCCGAGCGGATTAAAGCACCGCCACGGTGAAGTGTGCTCGAAAGAGGGAGGAATGTAATTGACTGATCAACTTGGTGTCATCAATCGCCGCTCGGCGTTCAAGGCCGCTTTGCTGGGCGTCGCGGCTTCGGCGATCGCCGCGCCGTGGCAGCCGGCAGCGGCCCAGGCTGCCGAGGATCCCGGCGTCGTGCCGACGCCCTTGCCGCAGCAGAAGCCCCAGAAGGAAGAACTGCTCGATGTCGGCGACGGGCATTCGATCTGGTATTTCGACACGGGCGGCGACGGCGAGGCGGTGGTGTTCCTGCACGCCGGCACCGGCAGCGGCGCGGTGTGGGGCTATCAA
This portion of the Mesorhizobium shangrilense genome encodes:
- a CDS encoding alpha/beta fold hydrolase: MQWLEANGARFRYDHRRRSAGTIVFLHEMGGTLESYDALVEKIGGRWSMLRYDQRGAGFSSRFSGPLSVDGPAGDLEALLDALSIDKPVAVVGAAVGAAVAIRFATRCPARTSALVLLAPSTCLLPERRTATLEKIARLEREALLADGGGEPTSFDAGPPPRDAASYAATWRMLAELDLEADLASIACPTLVVAGLNDVDRPSAHVAEVAGKIPGARLATLGAGHVMAVDAPDLVAATLTAFLDGAGFK
- a CDS encoding ABC transporter substrate-binding protein; translated protein: MQTRRGILKLAGAALAISVAGAAAQAEPSQQLIDAAKAEGQVVWYTGLIVPQVVRPLAEGFAAKYGIEVKYATTSDADTVLKVTSQARAGKMEADLFDTPGTAIPPLGAANLIEPYVPDALANYDKIFKPDSKLYSGIYTLFLTTNYNTDLVKAEDAPKTYDDLLDPKWKGKMVWTDTRGVSGPAGFIGNVLTTMGEEKGMEYLTRLSEQEIARDPGNQRVVIDKVIAGQYEIGLMTYNHHAVISKAKGAPIAWVKMEPLTANLGAISIVKNAPHPNAAKLFLEYMFSKEGATIIREANYPPGHPDVPAKEPSISPITGNFKFTLLAPDIASQEADPLKTWLKIYDELFK
- a CDS encoding ABC transporter permease translates to MTAIVDGSAQDARPPVLEAAHRSRYQDPLWLLSLAMVVIVACLVLPPFFSLVRNSLFELMPDGSAGAFTLDNFARLFSTGQFVQSTINSFVFAFLSTVLAILMGGGLAWIVERTNAPFRDLAYLMTVVSLSIPGVIYVPAWLFFLGPTGPLNDLYRLAGGDGMLFNVSSMTGMVIIEGFAWIPLTFLLFAASFRMANAELEEAARMSGASVFEMMRRVSIPLAAPAAFAAALFIFIRSLQAFDIPKLVGTGAGIKLLTTDIYDSIRSVPPQIGHASAFSVALTVLVAGLLLLYSRLALNASRYATVTGKGYRPRPLALGWARWICGAIVIMNVMVVLALPLLTLLWIAVTPFVRPVRLAAFSSLTWENFATVLSDDRYFELITNTLIVSASAATVTMMLTVVCGWLVARRRVYHTVLDQMIALPMLIPSIVLSVAMMDLALRSPIPLYSTLTIVVIAFVVHYLPFGMRYTFTGALQLHKELEESAGVCGASPLVMLRRVVIPLLMPSIVAGWLFVFLNASRDLSTAIILAGPDTKTIAVAIFDQAINGQFSEVAALGLLWSLMMSVVAMAFYFLMQRRSGNGMSF
- a CDS encoding FAS1-like dehydratase domain-containing protein, with the protein product MTDFADWIGRRSESEDIVTGRLVDSFRAIFEPHLAPPPPGVAPPGIHWCLAPAIVAMAELGQDGHPARNRDLPPVPQPRRMWAGGRVEHIDPLRIGDRVRCASTIAGIARKQGRSGELWFVAVDRDYLTERGPAVRERHDIVYLEAPKGRAEGKGTAGEAPQRRRVDRSWTVLTSSTLLFRYSAISFNGHRIHYDFPYAVNVEGHDGLVVHAPIQATLLLNLACRDGTPPPHFTYRGVSPAIAGNDLMVCADDEHGSFWIEGPTGRVSMIASATRQPG
- a CDS encoding MFS transporter encodes the protein MQLTALSSTSFRLYIAANFVSVTGIWVNRVVIGWFSWALTESATWVGVVSFLLFAPTLFAGPFFGVLADRIDIKRGALATQALLAMLMLALGILFAHGILDIWMLSGLSFLFGLTSSANTPIRLTLIPMIVPREALANAITLISINFNAARLIGPAIGGVMLEKIDPGSTIAASIVMTLPMLVALAFLKPRAREVASTEQAGIAGQLVEAVRHVCASNWLVQAMIVTTITAVVARGVLEVLPAVADGMYHRGASGLGQMLSAAGVGALISGISITFREGSRPHLEQLRQSYLWMMLGILAVFAMGLADSWLLALGLVALMGASGTFTAIATQSVMQLETPDAYRGSTIGLWLFAGIGGNALGAIAFGAMADALTMRTTLLALGAIGTLAAAAAWLWSRVR